In one window of Desulfonatronum thioautotrophicum DNA:
- the minE gene encoding cell division topological specificity factor MinE, whose translation MGIFSYFRSKKATAQVAKNRLQIIVAHERAQNSGYDFLPKLRQEILLVVQKYVHVELENINVDVNRDGDCEVLEFNVTLPDSKS comes from the coding sequence ATGGGTATTTTCAGTTATTTTCGATCTAAAAAAGCCACGGCCCAGGTCGCCAAGAACCGCTTGCAGATCATCGTGGCCCATGAACGCGCCCAAAACTCGGGTTACGATTTTCTCCCCAAGTTGCGCCAGGAAATTCTGCTTGTGGTCCAGAAATACGTCCATGTTGAGTTGGAAAACATCAACGTGGACGTGAACCGTGACGGTGATTGCGAAGTCCTGGAGTTCAACGTCACCCTGCCGGACAGCAAGTCATAG